In one Bacillus sp. PK3_68 genomic region, the following are encoded:
- a CDS encoding fumarylacetoacetate hydrolase family protein gives MKLVSYRVNQRETYGVYVEKERTIWNLQALEESATGERTLPDTLLEAIASAADLTERVKQWMEAAGEGEEKAAAVSVKGVEWLAPIPRPSKNIMCIGKNYRDHAIEMGGEESIPTELMVFTKAPTAVIAANESIPAYEELSNALDYEGELGVIIGKKGKSIAKEDALDYIFGYTIINDVTARDLQKRHKQFFLGKSLDGTCPMGPWIVTKDEVEDPHNLDIETKVNGEVRQQSNTKHFIFPIDDIISTLSKGMTLEPGDVIATGTPAGVGQGMNPPGLLKSGDTIEINIEQIGTLLNKVQ, from the coding sequence ATGAAATTGGTCAGTTATCGTGTTAATCAAAGGGAAACATATGGCGTTTATGTGGAGAAAGAACGGACAATTTGGAATTTGCAGGCGTTAGAAGAAAGTGCAACGGGGGAGAGAACGCTTCCTGATACACTGCTTGAAGCGATTGCCTCAGCTGCGGATCTTACAGAACGAGTAAAGCAGTGGATGGAAGCGGCCGGAGAAGGAGAAGAGAAAGCGGCAGCTGTTTCTGTAAAAGGGGTGGAATGGCTCGCTCCAATCCCGCGCCCATCAAAGAACATTATGTGTATTGGAAAAAATTATCGTGATCATGCCATTGAAATGGGTGGCGAAGAAAGTATTCCAACAGAACTCATGGTATTTACGAAAGCACCAACTGCTGTGATTGCAGCCAATGAGTCAATTCCGGCTTATGAGGAATTGTCCAATGCGCTTGACTATGAAGGAGAGCTTGGAGTGATCATTGGCAAAAAAGGCAAGAGCATTGCAAAAGAGGATGCACTTGACTATATTTTTGGCTATACGATTATTAATGATGTGACAGCGCGTGATCTCCAAAAGCGGCACAAGCAATTTTTCCTCGGAAAAAGCTTAGATGGCACTTGCCCAATGGGACCGTGGATTGTGACGAAAGACGAAGTTGAAGATCCACACAACTTGGATATAGAAACGAAAGTGAACGGAGAAGTTCGTCAGCAATCGAACACGAAGCACTTTATCTTCCCGATTGATGACATTATTTCCACGTTATCAAAAGGCATGACCCTCGAGCCCGGAGATGTGATTGCTACAGGTACACCGGCAGGAGTAGGACAGGGGATGAATCCTCCAGGTCTTTTGAAGTCAGGGGATACGATTGAAATTAATATTGAACAAATTGGTACATTATTAAACAAAGTCCAATAA
- a CDS encoding YisL family protein, which translates to MESLFFNSTHLHITTWVIAIILFFIAVSRYSTGAHMALRLFYVLVLITGFLLFIRHHGINDMLYGMKMLAGILTIGLMEMVLVRKKKGKDTSKVLIGAIVLLIITLYLGFKLPMGLNFFA; encoded by the coding sequence ATGGAAAGCTTATTTTTTAACAGTACCCATTTACATATTACAACTTGGGTGATCGCGATTATTTTATTTTTTATCGCTGTTAGCAGATATTCCACGGGTGCTCATATGGCATTAAGATTGTTTTATGTATTGGTATTAATAACTGGTTTTCTGCTCTTTATTAGACACCATGGCATTAATGACATGCTCTATGGCATGAAAATGCTCGCTGGTATCCTGACAATCGGACTAATGGAAATGGTGCTTGTCCGCAAGAAAAAAGGAAAAGACACGAGCAAGGTATTGATCGGTGCAATTGTTTTGCTGATTATTACTCTTTACTTAGGGTTTAAATTGCCGATGGGCTTGAATTTCTTTGCCTAA
- a CDS encoding YjdF family protein → MKLTISYNGQFYVGIIEVVSQNTLKAYRYIFGAEPKEQEIMDFVNKDLLRFIERHDQKGITIQQDAPRKVNPKRLQRMVAKEMKQSGISTKAQEAIKEEYAQRKKEKSGKTKQIKDELKQFKRDLKIQKAKNKHKGK, encoded by the coding sequence ATGAAACTAACCATTTCTTATAATGGTCAATTTTATGTAGGGATCATTGAAGTGGTATCTCAAAACACCCTTAAAGCTTATCGTTATATCTTTGGCGCAGAACCGAAAGAGCAAGAAATAATGGATTTTGTTAACAAGGATTTGCTAAGGTTCATTGAGAGGCACGATCAAAAGGGAATAACCATTCAACAGGATGCGCCAAGAAAAGTAAATCCGAAAAGGCTTCAGAGAATGGTCGCAAAGGAAATGAAACAGTCGGGGATTTCTACGAAAGCCCAGGAAGCCATTAAAGAAGAATATGCCCAGCGCAAGAAAGAAAAATCGGGTAAAACAAAACAAATTAAAGATGAGCTCAAGCAGTTTAAAAGAGACCTGAAAATCCAAAAGGCTAAAAATAAACACAAGGGGAAATAA
- a CDS encoding alpha-amylase family glycosyl hydrolase, whose protein sequence is MKKKLFSLVLLPFLLLYAFPVSAVEKEERTWQDETMYYIMTDRFHNGDSKNDKEINNHDLRAYQGGDFAGAADKLDYLKDMGFTSIILSPVFENAKGGYHGYWITDFYKPNQQFGSIKELNHLIKEAHDRDMKVIVDFPVTKVSPSHPWTKESAKADWFVTKSGKTEEEWLGQMAVLNLENKAVKQELVKAGKWWMKEAKVDGYYISDSADAPLSFLSDFSAELKQQKKNFFLLGGNNEKTDIKRFEQSGLDSVMNTNLAAQLQEQFKNIKQPSDKSAALVKEAAGEKALLSANYLDSNKTARFTKKTVEENMFPGTRWMLALTYLYTMPGVPVVYYGSEVALNGEEGPTSHRLLGFKEDQELVDYIKKIGGLRQELPALTRGSYEPIYDKNGMTVFKRQYKDETLIVAINNSNKTQKVTIPAEELDRNKELRGLLEGGLARPEEEKFSLILDREKAEVYALTEKAGVNKLFITALAAVYVIFMVFLYLVWKRGRASRKQD, encoded by the coding sequence GTGAAAAAGAAATTATTTTCGCTCGTCTTATTGCCGTTTCTTCTTTTATACGCCTTTCCTGTTAGCGCTGTAGAAAAAGAAGAACGAACGTGGCAAGATGAAACAATGTATTATATAATGACCGATCGCTTTCATAACGGTGATAGCAAAAATGATAAAGAGATTAATAATCATGATCTGCGTGCTTATCAAGGTGGAGATTTCGCCGGTGCAGCTGATAAGCTAGATTATCTGAAGGATATGGGCTTTACTTCTATTATTCTTAGCCCGGTCTTTGAGAATGCCAAGGGTGGATATCATGGTTACTGGATTACCGATTTTTATAAACCGAATCAGCAGTTTGGTTCCATAAAGGAATTGAATCATCTCATTAAAGAAGCCCACGACCGTGACATGAAAGTTATTGTCGATTTCCCTGTTACGAAAGTGAGTCCATCTCATCCGTGGACGAAGGAATCAGCCAAGGCGGATTGGTTTGTAACGAAAAGCGGTAAGACAGAGGAAGAATGGCTTGGACAAATGGCTGTATTAAATCTTGAAAATAAGGCAGTCAAGCAAGAGCTGGTCAAAGCCGGTAAATGGTGGATGAAGGAAGCAAAGGTAGACGGTTACTACATAAGTGATTCTGCTGATGCGCCTCTTTCTTTCTTGTCCGATTTTTCTGCCGAATTGAAGCAGCAAAAGAAAAACTTCTTTTTACTTGGCGGAAACAACGAAAAGACAGATATCAAACGTTTTGAACAATCAGGGCTCGATAGTGTAATGAATACGAATCTTGCTGCCCAGCTTCAAGAGCAATTTAAAAACATCAAGCAGCCGTCTGACAAAAGTGCGGCACTTGTCAAGGAGGCAGCGGGGGAGAAAGCCTTACTATCGGCGAACTATTTAGATTCCAACAAGACGGCGCGCTTTACCAAGAAGACAGTAGAGGAAAATATGTTTCCAGGTACACGTTGGATGCTGGCTTTAACCTATTTGTATACGATGCCAGGAGTACCGGTTGTCTATTACGGGTCGGAAGTAGCGCTTAACGGTGAAGAAGGACCAACAAGCCATCGCCTGCTTGGTTTTAAAGAAGATCAGGAGCTCGTTGATTACATAAAAAAAATCGGCGGATTGCGCCAGGAACTTCCAGCATTAACCCGCGGCTCTTATGAACCGATTTATGACAAGAATGGAATGACAGTGTTTAAGCGTCAATACAAAGATGAAACGTTAATCGTCGCTATCAATAATTCAAATAAAACTCAAAAGGTTACCATTCCTGCTGAGGAACTCGACCGCAACAAAGAATTGCGAGGGTTGCTTGAAGGGGGACTGGCCCGTCCAGAAGAAGAGAAGTTTTCGCTTATCCTTGATAGAGAGAAAGCGGAAGTTTATGCACTTACTGAAAAAGCCGGAGTGAATAAATTATTTATCACAGCTCTTGCTGCAGTTTATGTTATTTTTATGGTCTTTCTCTATCTTGTATGGAAACGGGGAAGAGCATCCCGGAAACAGGATTAA
- a CDS encoding SDR family oxidoreductase, with protein MSQQEQKKTFPKQHQDVHSGKTELMHPKPDHIDSSYKGSGKLEGKKALLTGADSGIGRAAAVYFAREGADVAIVYLENHEDAEETKKLVEEEGQQCLLISGDIGSEDFCKEAVQKTLDAFGKLDILVNNAGEQHPQESLLDITAEQLERTFRTNIFGYFYMTKAALPHLKKGASIINTASITAYKGNPSLIDYSATKGAIVSFTRSLAGSLAKDGIRVNGVAPGPIWTPLIPSTFSAEKVEKFGADTPFGRAGQPVELAPAYVFLASNDSSYISGQMIHVNGGTIVNG; from the coding sequence ATGAGTCAACAAGAACAAAAGAAAACCTTTCCGAAACAGCATCAGGACGTTCATTCGGGAAAAACAGAGTTAATGCATCCGAAACCTGATCATATAGACAGCAGCTATAAAGGCAGTGGAAAACTTGAAGGCAAAAAGGCGTTGCTGACCGGAGCTGATAGCGGGATTGGCCGGGCAGCAGCTGTTTATTTTGCCCGAGAAGGTGCAGACGTTGCTATCGTTTATTTAGAGAATCACGAAGATGCAGAAGAAACGAAGAAACTGGTTGAAGAAGAAGGCCAGCAGTGTTTGCTTATTTCAGGGGATATCGGCTCTGAGGATTTTTGTAAAGAAGCCGTCCAAAAAACGTTAGATGCCTTTGGCAAGCTCGATATTCTCGTCAACAATGCCGGTGAGCAGCATCCACAGGAAAGCTTGCTTGATATTACAGCAGAGCAGCTGGAAAGAACATTCCGCACGAACATTTTCGGCTATTTTTATATGACAAAAGCTGCTCTTCCTCATTTAAAAAAAGGAGCTAGTATTATTAATACAGCTTCTATTACAGCATACAAAGGAAATCCGTCATTAATTGATTATTCGGCGACCAAAGGAGCCATTGTCTCATTTACTCGTTCTCTTGCCGGCTCTCTTGCTAAAGACGGCATCCGCGTAAATGGCGTAGCCCCTGGTCCTATTTGGACACCATTGATTCCTTCTACCTTTTCAGCTGAAAAAGTAGAAAAGTTCGGTGCTGATACACCGTTCGGCCGTGCTGGTCAGCCGGTTGAACTGGCACCTGCTTATGTCTTTTTAGCAAGCAATGATTCAAGTTATATTTCCGGACAAATGATCCACGTAAATGGTGGTACTATTGTAAACGGATAA
- a CDS encoding YajQ family cyclic di-GMP-binding protein: MSKENSFDIVSKVDFSEVSNAITQALKEIQTRYDFKGSKSDLSLDNEEIVLTSDDEFKLDQLKDVLLSKLIKRSVPVKNLDYGKIEGASGGTVRQRAKLVQGIDKETAKKINSLIKDSGLKVKSQIQGDQLRVTGKNKDDLQKIMSMVREADLAVDVQFVNFR, encoded by the coding sequence ATGTCTAAAGAAAATTCATTTGATATTGTTTCAAAGGTAGACTTTTCAGAGGTGTCAAATGCGATCACTCAAGCATTGAAAGAAATCCAAACCCGTTATGATTTTAAAGGGAGCAAAAGTGATCTTTCCCTCGATAATGAAGAAATTGTTCTCACTTCAGATGACGAGTTCAAGCTTGATCAATTGAAAGATGTTTTGCTCAGCAAATTGATTAAGCGGTCTGTACCTGTAAAAAACCTTGATTATGGAAAAATAGAAGGTGCATCAGGCGGCACTGTTCGCCAGCGTGCCAAACTCGTACAGGGAATTGATAAAGAGACAGCAAAGAAAATTAATTCCTTGATTAAAGACAGCGGGTTAAAAGTAAAATCACAAATTCAAGGAGACCAGTTGCGTGTCACCGGAAAAAACAAAGACGACCTACAAAAAATCATGTCTATGGTCCGTGAAGCAGATTTGGCTGTAGACGTACAATTCGTGAATTTCCGTTAA
- a CDS encoding DegV family protein produces MKLFADSGCDLPLHFFEKHQVTLIPLHVHLYGEDYEDIKGIDPKEVYQAIRQGEMPKTSQISPLLLEKLFTELAESGEPGIYPAFSSALSGTYQTAVMVRDQVKEKYADLDLTIIDTKAASLGYGLIIMQAADCLQKGWPKEKIISDIEFHCQHMEHIFTVEDLGHLAKGGRLSNGAAWIGGLLNIKPILHVEEGKLVPIEKIRGRKKAFNRMLNIMEQRGEDLNKQRIAISHGDDPEAAELLKSMINERFHCQEIFTHIIGSAIASHAGPGTIALFFLNKTPSS; encoded by the coding sequence ATGAAGCTATTCGCTGATTCAGGCTGTGATCTGCCGCTCCATTTTTTCGAAAAACATCAGGTCACACTCATTCCGCTTCATGTTCATTTGTACGGTGAAGATTATGAAGATATAAAAGGCATCGATCCCAAAGAAGTATACCAGGCTATTCGCCAAGGTGAAATGCCAAAAACGTCCCAAATCTCCCCACTTTTGCTTGAAAAATTATTTACGGAACTTGCCGAAAGTGGAGAGCCCGGTATTTATCCTGCCTTCTCTTCTGCCCTCTCCGGTACATATCAAACTGCTGTGATGGTTCGCGATCAAGTAAAAGAAAAATATGCTGACCTTGACTTAACCATCATTGATACAAAGGCTGCTTCCTTAGGCTATGGATTAATCATCATGCAGGCAGCCGATTGTCTGCAAAAAGGGTGGCCGAAAGAAAAAATCATATCGGATATTGAATTCCATTGCCAACACATGGAGCATATTTTCACCGTTGAGGATCTTGGTCACCTTGCCAAAGGCGGCAGGCTCTCCAACGGAGCTGCTTGGATTGGCGGGCTATTAAATATTAAGCCGATTCTACATGTGGAAGAAGGCAAGCTTGTACCTATCGAAAAAATCCGCGGCCGCAAAAAGGCGTTTAATCGCATGCTCAATATTATGGAACAGCGCGGCGAAGATCTTAACAAACAACGGATTGCTATTAGCCATGGTGATGATCCCGAGGCAGCAGAACTGCTTAAATCAATGATTAACGAGCGTTTTCACTGTCAAGAGATTTTTACCCATATTATTGGTTCAGCAATCGCTTCCCATGCAGGACCCGGAACAATTGCCTTGTTTTTCTTAAATAAAACACCATCCTCATAA